The Metarhizium brunneum chromosome 3, complete sequence DNA window GTATATAGAATTCGCTGTCAACCCCTTCGGTTGCCGACACTCAACGTAGGAAACTTGCCATTGGCGCAACTCTAACATTGAGTTGAGTTGCCTTCCAGGGGACCCAGAAGCCGAGAAATCGGTTGAGTAGTTCGAAGTCCGACGAACTGGGCCATTGTCTTCCCCACAGGGCGGAGCTGCTACTTTGTATCTCCACAGTCGATCTCCTTGGTGAAGAtagaatacggagtatgtgaACAATGGATTATGTGAATAAGTAAATATCTTTTGTCAACCACGTTGTCTTTGCCAGACGGGCCGTTGGTTCTGATGAAATTCGGCGAGCCAAGATGAATGCCAGATGGCGTCCCATTCAACTCAAGTTTCGGATAGAAGATGTTAGTCTGCATGGACAATACTATCTGGTTTGTTCCGCTCAAAAGGACCCGGGCTTGGTTCTTGGCAAAGAACGTCAAGCCACGGATTATCCAACTGTCATACCATGCACGTTCATCAATAAAGTAGTACACATTTTTAGGTTCTTGTTGAAAGGCCGGGGTGTCTACTGGTGCAGTTCGTATGTACAAAATGTGCGACCCGAGACATGTTGGCGCTCAGACGTGGGTACCAAGACCAGCAGGACGGTGGGCTAGAAGCATTTAGGAAACTGTAGAGATGGGACGTACGAGGAACAAGGTGATTTCGATGACTGCAAGGTTTTCGTTTGGATATCTGGGGGCCGTCTGTCCTCCGCAGAGGCGGTGTTTGGAGCGAGGGGAGGGGATAGAAATGGGAAGGCGAGTCGGAGATGATCCTTGTGTGTCTCTGCTGCATGACTACATCATCACAGCTTCGGCTCGAGGTTGTCTGCAACCTTGTCAGCGGTGAACTGCAGACGCCATGACGAGTTGGCCCTGCTTGGCGGTGTTTGCTTTTTGCCTGACACTGACTGACCTGAACCAGCCGAGGCctgtagtagtagtatattGAAGCAGGGAATCGGAGAGTACAATACGGAGGTTTCCACTGGGTATAATTAGATGGGAACTTTGCTAATTGACTCGAGCACGGTGTCTCCTCTGGGATTGCCGGTCCCAGTTTGTGGAGAATAAGGTTGAGGTCATAACTCTAGAGTCAGTCCAACTGGGACCCGGCCGAGCCGTTATTCCCACgctgggccacggccgtTCAACATGGCGTATGTATCATGTGCTCGTTTGCTGCCCGTCGTCTGCTGCGCTGCTGCGCTGTTGCTCTTCTCCTTTTGGTGCGGTGGTGGCTTGCCTCACGAGACCCTGTGATGCAGATGGGATGGGCCATTCGGTTCGTGCCTCACCGCGCCTCGCAGCGCCTCGCCGCTCGGCCAATCACGGGCCTCGGGCCTGCCACACCTCTGCACCGTTTCCTGCACCGACATGTTGAACTTCTGTGCCAACGTGCTCGGCCAAACATCTCCATCTTTCTTCCCCCACACCATCATCCATCGATCGTGTCCAGCTGCCAATAACAGCATCTACGTGCGCTTTCCCACGCCGGCGCTTTATCCAGTTGCGCTACCGATTTGCCCAAAGGTGCCTCCCCCCGGTTCTGCTCCCCTGGCATACACCAGGAACGCTATCATGGCTCGGGACCATTCAGCCATCCTCTCCACCGGCACAGACAGAGCATGCCGCTCATCTTATCTCTTATTGGATCCGGCTAATGCCGTGTTGACATTCCCAATACCACGTTCGGTTCCGGGGGCAGGCCCTATCCTGCAACTCGACATTGGACTATCGGGGGTGCTCAAGCTcgtggcatcgtcggcggtCCTCCACGGCACTCTCAGCCGATGGGGGTTGTTTGCTCCAGGATGAATAGGTGGCGACGGTGAAACAGACTTGCCGGGATGGCGTTGACTTCCGTCGACGTGTGTATGTACGTGCTTTTTTTGTCATGAGTCTTCTTGTTTAGTGCCGTTCTATAAATGTAGTCATATGGCCACCCTTTAAACTCAGATCAGCAGTCTGCCACGGTCACGCGAGACATCAGCTTCCTGATCGTCGAGCAAGAGTGTCTGCAGTTTGCCTCAACTGCTTCATCCTTCCTTGCTCGCTGTTGACTCGAATCAACACCACGCGTAGCCATGCGTCCGGGCTCTCTTCTCCCGCTGCTTGCCTTGGGCCCTGTGGTCcaggccgcagccgcagcttcttctcaagAATCCCGCGATCTGTTTGCACGAGATTTTGAAATGCTAAACTCTCGGGACTTGGAACAGCTTTCTCCACGTGACGTTGAGCTACTGACCAGAGCATTGGTTGAGAGAGGTCTTTTGGATGACATTTGGCAAAAGCTCAAGGACGCTACTACTTGTGCCGGCGGAGAGGTGAGAATCCTTACATGCAACtctccatccatccatccgtcAGACACATGATGCTAATTGGTGTGTAGCTACTGCTGGGTGCGCTCAAAGTTCTCGCATTCTTTGGTGATGGAGCTTTCGTCAAGGTGATTCAGGGGATTTGCAAGCTTGCAAAGGTTTGTTCTCTGCTTATACAAGACGTCATATTGATTTGTGCTAACGCCTCCAGGTCCAACCCGGCGACGTTTGTGATGGCGCGGTTGCTCTCGAAGGCCCCATCATAGCAGCTGACATTCGCAAGATCTCCGTTGGCTCAAGGACCTCCAAGGCGTTTTGCACAACCTTCTTGGGCGTTTGTGGATATCCCGATGTGCAAACGTGGGATATTGCTTACCCTTCGGCGCAACCTGCTGGTGGCCGGCCAAAGCCTGGTGGCAAGGATCCCATCAAGATTGTTCACTACTCCGATATTCATATTGATCCCTTGTATGTTCCTGGGTCTAGCACGCAGTGCGACGGCAGGCCTATTTGCTGCAGGTACGTTTGTCCTCACTTCAACATAGGCAAGGCTGAGGCAAAACTAACTCAATAAAGACCCTACACCAAGGACGACCAACCTGGCAACACCAAGTTCCCTGCTGGACCTAACGGTGACCACATGTGTGATGTGCCCTTTACTTTAGAGCGAAGCATGTATGACGCTATCAACTCGATTGTGCCCGATGCCGCCTTTACTATTTTCACCGGCGATATCGTCGACCACGCCATCTGGAACACCAGCCAGCCGTACAACACCAACTTGAGTAagttttttttgtcttgcAAGGCACAACTGCCCTCACACGCAGCTAACACACCCAAGTCCAACATGCGTACGACACCATGAACTCAAGCCTGAAACTCGTCTACGGCACTGCCGGTAACCACGAAGCCCATCCCGTTAACGCCTTTGTCCCCAATGCCATCGGTCACGACAGCCAATGGGTCTACAACCTCCTCTCCTCTGACTGGGAACACTGGATCGGCGAAAGCTCAACCGCCATGGTCGAAAAGATCGGTGCCTACTCGACCAAGTATCCCAAAGGCAACCTCCGCATTATCTCTCTGAACACTAATCTCTACTACCGCCACAACTTCTGGATGTACCAGTCGTACGAGGACAAGGATCCCAACGACCAAATCGCCTGGCTCATAAGAGAGCttgatgccgccgagaaAGCCGGGGAACGCGTCTATATCATGGGCCACATGCCGCTCGGCGAGGCAGACGCCCTCCGCGACGGCTCCAACTACCTTGACCAAGTGTTCAAGCGGTACCAAAACACTATTGCAGCAAGTTTCTTCGGGCACACGCATGTCGACCACTTCGAAGTGTCGTACAGCGACTACGCGCACCGCAGCGCTTCCAACGCCTTTATGACCTCGTACATTGCGCCATCCCTCACGCCCACCTCCGGCATGCCCTCGTTCCGCGTCTACACTGTCGACCCGGACACctttgccgtcctcgacCACACCACCTACATGGCTGACATGACCAACCCTTCCTTCCAGACAACCCCCGTCTGGACAAAGTTCTACTCGGCCAAGGAGTCATACGGCCCTCTCGTCTCACCCCCTCTCACCGACCCCAAGGCCGAGCTCACCCCCGCCTTCTGGCACAACGTCACCGTCGCCTTTGAAAACGACGACGCCCAGTTCAACGCCTACATGGCGCGCAAGTCCCGTGGCTGGCAGCCCGCCTCCTGCACCGGCGACTGCAAGACCGACGAGATCTGCCAGCTACGCGCTGCCCGCAGCCAGGACAACTGCTGGAAGCCAAAGCCCGGCATCAACCTGACAAAGCGGTCCGGTGTCCAGGACGAAAAGGGAGAGCACGACGAGTGTGGCGTCCCTATTACACTAAAGACTCTGTCGGCTGTGGGCGCCGATGACGCCGCGCTGCAGGAGTTGAAGAAGATTATGGACGAAGTTATTGCTGAAGCAAAGGCCAAGGGGATCAAGGGCGCCGAAGATGCGTAGTGTATTTTAGGGGTCCAGCATTGCGTGGTGTTGGGTGTTGTGTAGTTGGTGTATATAGGTCAAGATGTTATGTAAAAGAACATAGCCCCCGGGCATGGTTATCAATATTGGATGATTTGTGGGAGGTTGCATATCAGatgcaagaaaaaaaagatttcAGAGCCAATTCACTATTTTGAAAGACCGATATAAAAATAGAGCAGAGACTGCAAATATGAACTCGAGATTGCATGTAGGGTAGGGTGGTGGACAAGGTCTGAATATCCCGCGAGACCAGGATGGAGATGGCGAAACAtcatgtcgtcgccgtctctATGTCGTGTTGATGTGGCTAGCAGAAATGCCATGCTGAAACCCTCGCATCTCCCAGCAAGCAGGCGTATTCAGATTGCGCAAGTCTCCAACTTTGTAGTCACTCCCCATTTTGAATCGGTGGTTGGTTGCCTTTGACAGATCTCCGGGGGCAGCGACCCCTGTCTTGTCAGGCTGAGTGGCTGGTGGGCTCACCATGCGTCACCGTTttgcttgctttgcttgtagtacttgtactccgtactgtcATTATGCAGTTGTTTTCCGAGCAACATCAACACAACAGCAAGTCTGCAAGGCATCAGCACTGGCAATAGCCGTGGAAACGCATCGGCAGTCGTGCATGCAACCCGGACTCCGACCCAGACTCAAGGCTCGGCCTTCACTCCTGGACCTCGTCCGCCACCGAAGCAACTCTTTGTCGTCCCGCCCAGGAACCAGCGACTCGTCGTCTGCGGTCGAGCTCCCCTTGCCGGCGTCTCCAGGGGctggagccggagccggtgTTGGTAGTAATACTAGtgcctggccttggtctCCAGCTGGCTCTCGCCGGGGATCACTGCTTGCAACGTCGGTGTTTGGCTCTCCCTCCTTCCCTGATGTTGAGGCTCCTGCACCAGCTCCTCTCACTCCCCTGGCCCCGGCCTCAGCAGCTGCTCCTGCCTCTGCTACATCATCGCCTCCACTCTCTCCACCAGGCACGCCCAGCCCAATCCGCTTCGACGCTGGAGCAGCTGTGTCAGAGCTGTCCTTGAACTCTCCACCCTCACCTTCACCACCTTCAccagcatcgccatcgccatctcccTCAACGTCGACGCTGTCATCCTCGCAGCATTCGTCGCCCTCCCCCGAGCGCTCTTCTCCCATTCATCAAGAGCCAGAGCCGACGTCTTCAAACCCGCCCAAGATGCCGTCTGTATGCGCACCCCTCATCAAGTGTCAATGCCATCCAACGGTCGCGCCCGTTTTCTCCATGCCTTCGGCCCCGTGATGGTCGGCCTCATTGCCCCACTGTATCATCATCAAGACTAACCTTTGTGCTTGCGACAGAAAACCAACAAGACCAGCGATGAAGCTGTTCAATATGGTAGGCAATGCATTCAATCTTGTATCGACTTTATTGACGGCTGTTTGCTTTGCTAACATGCTGCGCAGGCAAAATCTACTCCATCTCCGGGTCTGTTGAAgctcttcctcatccatcaacgacaacgaGCTAATCTGCCAACAGCCCCGTCATTGTGGCCGAAGACATGATCGGCGTTGCCATGTACGAACTCGTAAGTCGTCTACAGCCAATGGTGCGAGACAAATCCCAAGACTCACGTCCTCTTCAGGTCAAAGTCGGTCACGACAACCTTGTCGGTGAAGTCATTCGAATCAACGGAGATCAGGCATCAATTCAGGTTTACGAAGAGACCGGTACGAACCCTCCTTTTGTGAATCGAATCCCTCTGAATACGCTGTTTAACACTCTGCAGCCGGTGTCAAGGTTGGCGACCCT harbors:
- the Smpd1_1 gene encoding Sphingomyelin phosphodiesterase is translated as MRPGSLLPLLALGPVVQAAAAASSQESRDLFARDFEMLNSRDLEQLSPRDVELLTRALVERGLLDDIWQKLKDATTCAGGELLLGALKVLAFFGDGAFVKVIQGICKLAKVQPGDVCDGAVALEGPIIAADIRKISVGSRTSKAFCTTFLGVCGYPDVQTWDIAYPSAQPAGGRPKPGGKDPIKIVHYSDIHIDPLYVPGSSTQCDGRPICCRPYTKDDQPGNTKFPAGPNGDHMCDVPFTLERSMYDAINSIVPDAAFTIFTGDIVDHAIWNTSQPYNTNLIQHAYDTMNSSLKLVYGTAGNHEAHPVNAFVPNAIGHDSQWVYNLLSSDWEHWIGESSTAMVEKIGAYSTKYPKGNLRIISLNTNLYYRHNFWMYQSYEDKDPNDQIAWLIRELDAAEKAGERVYIMGHMPLGEADALRDGSNYLDQVFKRYQNTIAASFFGHTHVDHFEVSYSDYAHRSASNAFMTSYIAPSLTPTSGMPSFRVYTVDPDTFAVLDHTTYMADMTNPSFQTTPVWTKFYSAKESYGPLVSPPLTDPKAELTPAFWHNVTVAFENDDAQFNAYMARKSRGWQPASCTGDCKTDEICQLRAARSQDNCWKPKPGINLTKRSGVQDEKGEHDECGVPITLKTLSAVGADDAALQELKKIMDEVIAEAKAKGIKGAEDA